A stretch of Castanea sativa cultivar Marrone di Chiusa Pesio chromosome 2, ASM4071231v1 DNA encodes these proteins:
- the LOC142623895 gene encoding protein AGENET DOMAIN (AGD)-CONTAINING P1-like isoform X2: MPTWNTYHPFVTKMYLSPATMSETLSLSLPCDLCDSLSQSPLTMSDSETQFRKGDQVEVTKPHHHSYATTTSVATNGPYYPATVLRSHSTKDHHLLIQYQTLMSLHSGPYGPQLLTEYVHWARVRPIPPNDLHHRLKVGDSVDAFRGCSWVKGTVMDIYENSTYLVLFDEEEQELEIEQWNLRLHRNWVRGSWDPPLLEQEKPSETEVEPRNLRIMITYSRRTSKEKFRKGTMVEVSSDEEGYKGSWFTATVIQSTGSDKFLLEYHNLTMDDGTQPLREEVHARYIRPFPPEVPGVVSFKELQEVDAWYNEGWWEGVISKVLNFSEYIVYFSYSNEELRFEHSKLRPHQHWINGKWVIASKEKPSEWEMESRDLRIKITYSSKKLTEKFRKGTVVEVSSDEEGYKGSWFTATVIGSTGPDRFLVEYHNLTMDDGIQPFREEAHAQHIRPFPPKVSGIMNFKELQEVDAWYNDGWWEGVISKVINSSEYIVYFSSTNEELGFEHSKLRPHQHWINGTWFIASKGKSCELAMAYRDVQVNMNDAGNKSKAKFNLGAMVEVRSDEEGFRGSWYTATIVDLIGNDKFLVEYQTLRTEDETELLREEADVSDIRSYPPDIEHPYRFAVQEKVDVWYNEGWWVGYISNVLDDLRYRVYFETTNEVLEFEHSDLRPHQEWVDGNWVAASRDWKF; encoded by the exons ATGCCTACATGGAATACATACCATCCATTTGTTACTAAAATGTACCTGTCTCCCGCCACAATGTCagagactctctctctctcccttcccTGTGATCTCtgtgactctctctctcaaagccCACTCACAATGTCAGACTCAGAGACCCAATTCAGGAAAGGCGACCAAGTTGAAGTGACAAAGCCACACCACCATTCCTACGCCACCACCACCAGCGTCGCCACCAATGGGCCCTACTACCCGGCCACCGTGCTCCGCTCACATTCCACCAAAGACCACCACCTCTTGATTCAGTACCAAACCCTTATGTCATTGCACAGTGGGCCTTACGGCCCGCAACTCCTCACCGAGTACGTCCATTGGGCCCGGGTCAGGCCCATTCCGCCCAACGACCTCCACCACCGCCTCAAAGTCGGTGACTCCGTCGACGCCTTTCGAGGATGCTCGTGGGTTAAAGGCACGGTTATGGACATTTATGAAAACTCCACGTACTTGGTGCTTTTCGACGAGGAAGAACAAGAGCTCGAGATTGAGCAGTGGAATTTGCGGCTTCACAGGAACTGGGTTCGTGGCTCATGGGACCCACCTCTTCTAGAacag GAAAAGCCATCTGAAACGGAGGTGGAGCCTAGAAATCTTAGAATAATGATAACATACAGCAGGAGAACATCAAAGGAAAAGTTTAGAAAGGGAACCATGGTGGAGGTCAGCAGCGATGAGGAAGGTTACAAGGGTTCTTGGTTCACTGCTACTGTTATTCAGTCTACAGGAAGTGACAAGTTTCTGTTGGAATACCATAACCTGACCATGGATGATGGAACCCAGCCTTTGAGAGAAGAAGTACATGCACGGTATATTAGGCCTTTTCCCCCTGAAGTTCCTGGAGTTGTGTCTTTTAAGGAGCTCCAAGAAGTCGATGCATGGTACAATGAAGGGTGGTGGGAAGGTGTGATTTCCAAAGTTCTAAATTTCTCAGAGTATATCGTCTATTTCAGCTATTCCAATGAGGAATTAAGATTTGAACATTCTAAGTTGAGGCCACATCAACATTGGATTAATGGAAAATGGGTCATTGCTTCCAAG GAAAAGCCATCCGAATGGGAGATGGAGTCAAGAGATTTAAGAATAAAGATAACATACAGCAGCAAAAAATTAACAGAAAAGTTCAGAAAGGGAACAGTAGTGGAGGTCAGTAGTGATGAGGAAGGTTATAAGGGTTCTTGGTTCACTGCTACTGTCATTGGGTCTACAGGACCTGACAGGTTTCTGGTGGAATACCATAACCTGACAATGGATGATGGAATCCAGCCTTTCAGAGAAGAAGCACATGCACAGCATATTAGGCCTTTCCCCCCTAAAGTTTCTGGAATTATGAATTTTAAAGAGCTCCAAGAAGTCGATGCTTGGTACAACGATGGGTGGTGGGAGGGTGTGATTTCCAAAGTTATAAATTCCTCAGAGTATATTGTCTATTTCAGCTCTACCAACGAGGAATTAGGATTTGAACATTCTAAGTTGAGGCCTCACCAGCATTGGATTAACGGAACATGGTTCATTGCTTCCAAG GGAAAGTCCTGTGAGCTGGCAATGGCGTATAGGGATGTACAAGTGAATATGAATGATGCTGGAAACAAATCGAAGGCAAAGTTCAACTTGGGAGCAATGGTAGAGGTCAGAAGTGATGAGGAAGGTTTTCGGGGTTCTTGGTACACTGCAACCATTGTTGATTTGATAGGGAATGACAAGTTCTTGGTGGAATATCAGACACTAAGAACAGAGGATGAAACTGAACTTCTTAGGGAAGAGGCAGATGTGTCAGATATAAGGTCTTATCCCCCTGATATTGAACATCCTTACCGTTTTGCAGTTCAAGAGAAAGTTGATGTTTGGTACAATGAGGGGTGGTGGGTAGGTTATATATCCAATGTTCTAGATGACTTGAGGTACAGAGTGTATTTTGAGACCACAAATGAGGTGCTGGAATTTGAACATTCTGATCTGAGGCCTCATCAAGAATGGGTCGATGGAAACTGGGTAGCTGCTTCTAGG GATTGGAAATTCTGA
- the LOC142624926 gene encoding uncharacterized protein LOC142624926, with protein sequence MLATLNQFISKFADQCRPFYQLLKKWKGFQWDEKCDRAFQDLKDYLGRAPTLTAPKPREDLYMYLSVSEHAASTVLLKDNGVQLPIYYISKTFVDTETRPRNSVKGQVLADFIAEFSPKSTGMVCLIGVKLWKVFVDGASNTAGAGAGIVVISLEGIKLEHSFRLGFRASNNEVEYKALLIRLRVVSDLGAKEVEVYSDSRLVVNQVQGSFEAKDPRMIDYLRLVKRTMDNFSSVRMEQVARGQNRHADSLVTLASLIADESNGQAEATNKAIVNGLKKRMEGAKGKWAKEFPSVLWAYRTTPRRSTGETPFSLTFRVEAIIPAEVNLSSACVARFAPAENEKLRFKQVNLLKDHREAATIRLAEYQQKLTQRYNRSVRKREFAAGDLVLRKVVGNTRDINTGKLAPSWEGLYRVTAIAGVEAYYLEDLEEKPLPRPWNVHNLKKFYH encoded by the exons ATGTTGGCTACCCTGAACCAATTTATTTCCAAGTTCGCTGATCAGTGCCGACCGTTTTATCagcttttgaagaagtggaaggggttccagTGGGACGAAAAGTGTGAtagggccttccaagacctaaAGGACTATCTTGGGCGGGCACCAACGTTGACAGCACCGAAGCCTAGAGAAGATTTGTATATGTACCTCTCGGTATCTGAGCATGCCGCTAGCACAGTGCTACTGAAGGATAATGGTGTACAACTGCCCATTTACTACATAAGCAAGACATTTGTTGACACCGAGACTAG GCCAAGGAACTCGGTGAAGGGACAAGTACTCGCAGATTTCATCGCTGAGTTTTCGCCGAAGAGTACGGGGATGGTTTGCCTCATAGGGGTCAAGCTGTGGAAGGTATTTGTGGATGGCGCATCCAATACGGCAGGAGCGGGGGCTGGAATTGTGGTAATCTCCCTGGAAGGAATAAAGCTGGAACACTCGTTCAGATTAGGCTTCAGAGCCTCTAATAATGAGGTCGAGTATAAGGCTCTACTCATCAGACTAAGAGTTGTCTCGGATTTGGGAGCTAAGGAGGTGGAGGTTTACTCGGATTCCCGCTTAGTAGTTAATCAAGTGCAAGGGAGCTTCGAGGCTAAAGATCCTCGGATGATCGATTATTTGCGGTTGGTAAAACGAACCATGGACAATTTTTCAAGTGTCAGAATGGAACAAGTGGCTAGGGGACAGAATCGACACGCCGATTCCTTAGTAACGCTAGCATCATTAATAGCTGACGAG AGCAACGGCCAGGCTGAAGCCACCAATAAGGCCATCGTTAATGGATTGAAGAAGAGGATGGAGGGCGCCAAAggtaaatgggccaaggaatTTCCAAGCGTCCTATGGGCATATCGGACAACTCCGAGGAGATCAACGGGAGAGACACCATTTTCTCTAACTTTCAGAGTAGAGGCTATCATCCCCGCCGAAGTAAACCTATCCAGCGCCTGTGTCGCAAGATTCGCTCCAGCCGAGAATGAAAAGCTGAGGTTCAAACAGGTGAACTTATTAAAGGATCATCGCGAAGCGGCAACCATTCGGCTAGCAGAGTATCAGCAAAAGCTCACCCAGAGGTACAATAGAAGCGTGAGGAAAAGGGAATTTGCCGCGGGAGATCTGGTACTTCGTAAGGTTGTAGGGAATACCCGAGACATCAATACTGGGAAACTAGCCCCATCCTGGGAAGGGCTCTACAGAGTGACTGCCATTGCAGGTGTAGAAGCATACTACTTAGAAGATTTGGAGGAAAAACCGCTTCCCCGGCCTTGGAATGTTCATAACTTGAAGAAGTTTTATCACTGA
- the LOC142623242 gene encoding serine carboxypeptidase-like 33 isoform X2, giving the protein MANPSSNKCLFLSLLSMFLFLQVIKASQEEYPKSQESDRVINLPGQPTSPSISQFSGYINVNQHHGRALFYWFFQAQSQWSNKPLLLWLNGGPGCSSVGYGAAAELGPLRVNKNGVGLHFNKYAWNKEANLLFVESPVGVGFSYTNTSSDFTKLDDGFVAEDAYNFLVNWLQRFPQFKTHDFFIAGESYAGHYVPQLAELVYDRNKDTSKYPKINLKGFIVGNPETDDYYDYKGLLEYAWSHTVITDQHYDKAKQVCDFKSPNWSIECNIVMNQLFEKYNEIDIYNIYAPKCIANGTSSLAHSSDTVNSLAKVNNYRMRRMRLFGGYDPCFSDYIEEYFNRKDVQSSLHASIKGRTSNVKWKVCNGDADGRVPVLGSRYCIEALGLSLKSPWRSWYHNHQVGGRMVEYEGLTFVTVRGAGHLVPLNKPSEALSLIHSFLTGEPLPAHR; this is encoded by the exons ATGGCCAATCCTAGTTCAAATaaatgtctctttctctctctcttgtccatgtttctctttcttcaggTCATTAAAGCATCACAAGAAGAATACCCCAAATCCCAGGAATCTGATAGGGTAATAAATCTACCAGGCCAACCCACAAGCCCATCTATCTCCCAGTTCTCAGGTTACATCAATGTCAATCAACACCATGGGAGGGCCCTTTTCTACTGGTTCTTTCAAGCTCAATCTCAATGGTCCAACAAGCCTCTCCTTCTCTGGCTTAATGGAG GACCTGGATGTTCCTCAGTTGGGTATGGTGCAGCTGCGGAATTGGGACCTCTTAGAGTTAATAAAAATGGAGTTGGACTTCACTTCAATAAATATGCTTGGAATAAAG AAGCAAATTTGCTCTTTGTGGAGTCCCCAGTTGGAGTAGGGTTCTCCTACACTAATACATCTTCTGATTTCACCAAATTGGATGATGGGTTTGTGG CTGAGGATGCCTACAATTTCTTGGTGAACTGGCTGCAAAGATTTCCACAGTTTAAAACCCATGATTTCTTCATAGCAGGAGAGAGTTATGCAG GCCACTACGTGCCACAACTGGCAGAGCTTGTATATGACCGAAACAAGGATACAAGTAAATACCCAAAGATCAATCTCAAAGGTTTTATA GTAGGAAATCCGGAAACTGATGATTATTATGATTACAAGGGATTGCTAGAATATGCATGGAGCCACACTGTTATAACAGACCAGCACTATGACAAGGCTAAACAAGTGTGTGATTTTAAGAGCCCCAACTGGTCTATCGAATGTAACATTGTCATGAACCAACTCTTTGAGAAATATAATGAGATTGACATCTACAATATTTACGCCCCCAAGTGCATTGCCAACGGCACATCTTCACTAGCTCATAGCAGTGACACTGTTAATTCACTCGCTAAG GTGAATAATTATAGGATGAGGAGGATGAGACTCTTTGGAGGCTATGACCCATGTTTTTCTGATTACATAGAAGAGTATTTCAACAGGAAAGATGTTCAATCATCCCTTCATGCAAGCATTAAAGGAAGAACTTCCAATGTAAAATGGAAGGTCTGCAA TGGGGATGCAGATGGCAGAGTACCAGTACTTGGGTCACGCTACTGCATTGAGGCTCTTGGACTCTCTCTCAAATCTCCTTGGCGTTCTTGGTACCACAACCATCAG GTTGGAGGGAGAATGGTAGAGTATGAGGGGCTAACATTTGTAACAGTGAGAGGGGCAGGTCATCTGGTACCTCTCAACAAGCCAAGTGAAGCGCTTTCCCTCATTCACTCTTTCTTGACTGGTGAACCCCTCCCTGCACACAGATGA
- the LOC142624057 gene encoding uncharacterized protein LOC142624057 translates to MSLVTAEMKAKAEVYYGDEICREKFMLLLSEIGLPDGLLILQDIEECGYVKEIGFVWLKHKQKKEYRFDNILVCYDTEVTAYVEPNKIKNLTGVKAREFLIWITLSEIFVRNPPARWITFKTPAGLSKSFPTSMFTVKGMMHISAKCDSCGFLGEEH, encoded by the coding sequence ATGTCTCTTGTGACAGCAGAGATGAAGGCAAAAGCAGAAGTGTATTATGGGGATGAGATTTGTAGAGAGAAGTTCATGTTGTTGCTGTCAGAAATAGGCTTGCCTGATGGTCTACTAATCTTGCAAGACATAGAGGAATGTGGATATGTGAAGGAAATTGGCTTTGTTTGGCTTAAACATAAGCAGAAGAAAGAGTACAGATTTGACAACATACTTGTCTGCTATGACACAGAAGTCACAGCCTATGTTGAGCCCAACAAGATTAAGAACCTGACTGGTGTCAAAGCCAGGGAGTTCTTGATTTGGATTACTTTGAGTGAGATTTTTGTCAGGAATCCTCCTGCAAGATGGATTACCTTTAAAACACCGGCAGGTTTGTCCAAGTCTTTTCCAACATCGATGTTCACTGTGAAAGGGATGATGCATATATCTGCAAAATGCGATAGTTGTGGATTCCTTGGAGAAGaacattga
- the LOC142623242 gene encoding serine carboxypeptidase-like 33 isoform X1, which translates to MANPSSNKCLFLSLLSMFLFLQVIKASQEEYPKSQESDRVINLPGQPTSPSISQFSGYINVNQHHGRALFYWFFQAQSQWSNKPLLLWLNGGPGCSSVGYGAAAELGPLRVNKNGVGLHFNKYAWNKEANLLFVESPVGVGFSYTNTSSDFTKLDDGFVAEDAYNFLVNWLQRFPQFKTHDFFIAGESYAGHYVPQLAELVYDRNKDTSKYPKINLKGFIVGNPETDDYYDYKGLLEYAWSHTVITDQHYDKAKQVCDFKSPNWSIECNIVMNQLFEKYNEIDIYNIYAPKCIANGTSSLAHSSDTVNSLAKVNNYRMRRMRLFGGYDPCFSDYIEEYFNRKDVQSSLHASIKGRTSNVKWKVCNDSILREYNVTVFSILPIYTKLSKGGLKIWVYSGDADGRVPVLGSRYCIEALGLSLKSPWRSWYHNHQVGGRMVEYEGLTFVTVRGAGHLVPLNKPSEALSLIHSFLTGEPLPAHR; encoded by the exons ATGGCCAATCCTAGTTCAAATaaatgtctctttctctctctcttgtccatgtttctctttcttcaggTCATTAAAGCATCACAAGAAGAATACCCCAAATCCCAGGAATCTGATAGGGTAATAAATCTACCAGGCCAACCCACAAGCCCATCTATCTCCCAGTTCTCAGGTTACATCAATGTCAATCAACACCATGGGAGGGCCCTTTTCTACTGGTTCTTTCAAGCTCAATCTCAATGGTCCAACAAGCCTCTCCTTCTCTGGCTTAATGGAG GACCTGGATGTTCCTCAGTTGGGTATGGTGCAGCTGCGGAATTGGGACCTCTTAGAGTTAATAAAAATGGAGTTGGACTTCACTTCAATAAATATGCTTGGAATAAAG AAGCAAATTTGCTCTTTGTGGAGTCCCCAGTTGGAGTAGGGTTCTCCTACACTAATACATCTTCTGATTTCACCAAATTGGATGATGGGTTTGTGG CTGAGGATGCCTACAATTTCTTGGTGAACTGGCTGCAAAGATTTCCACAGTTTAAAACCCATGATTTCTTCATAGCAGGAGAGAGTTATGCAG GCCACTACGTGCCACAACTGGCAGAGCTTGTATATGACCGAAACAAGGATACAAGTAAATACCCAAAGATCAATCTCAAAGGTTTTATA GTAGGAAATCCGGAAACTGATGATTATTATGATTACAAGGGATTGCTAGAATATGCATGGAGCCACACTGTTATAACAGACCAGCACTATGACAAGGCTAAACAAGTGTGTGATTTTAAGAGCCCCAACTGGTCTATCGAATGTAACATTGTCATGAACCAACTCTTTGAGAAATATAATGAGATTGACATCTACAATATTTACGCCCCCAAGTGCATTGCCAACGGCACATCTTCACTAGCTCATAGCAGTGACACTGTTAATTCACTCGCTAAG GTGAATAATTATAGGATGAGGAGGATGAGACTCTTTGGAGGCTATGACCCATGTTTTTCTGATTACATAGAAGAGTATTTCAACAGGAAAGATGTTCAATCATCCCTTCATGCAAGCATTAAAGGAAGAACTTCCAATGTAAAATGGAAGGTCTGCAA TGATTCCATCCTTAGGGAATATAATGTCACAGTCTTTTCTATCCTACCCATCTACACCAAACTCAGCAAGGGTGGCCTCAAGATATGGGTTTACAG TGGGGATGCAGATGGCAGAGTACCAGTACTTGGGTCACGCTACTGCATTGAGGCTCTTGGACTCTCTCTCAAATCTCCTTGGCGTTCTTGGTACCACAACCATCAG GTTGGAGGGAGAATGGTAGAGTATGAGGGGCTAACATTTGTAACAGTGAGAGGGGCAGGTCATCTGGTACCTCTCAACAAGCCAAGTGAAGCGCTTTCCCTCATTCACTCTTTCTTGACTGGTGAACCCCTCCCTGCACACAGATGA
- the LOC142623895 gene encoding protein AGENET DOMAIN (AGD)-CONTAINING P1-like isoform X1: MPTWNTYHPFVTKMYLSPATMSETLSLSLPCDLCDSLSQSPLTMSDSETQFRKGDQVEVTKPHHHSYATTTSVATNGPYYPATVLRSHSTKDHHLLIQYQTLMSLHSGPYGPQLLTEYVHWARVRPIPPNDLHHRLKVGDSVDAFRGCSWVKGTVMDIYENSTYLVLFDEEEQELEIEQWNLRLHRNWVRGSWDPPLLEQEKPSETEVEPRNLRIMITYSRRTSKEKFRKGTMVEVSSDEEGYKGSWFTATVIQSTGSDKFLLEYHNLTMDDGTQPLREEVHARYIRPFPPEVPGVVSFKELQEVDAWYNEGWWEGVISKVLNFSEYIVYFSYSNEELRFEHSKLRPHQHWINGKWVIASKLEVQEKPSEWEMESRDLRIKITYSSKKLTEKFRKGTVVEVSSDEEGYKGSWFTATVIGSTGPDRFLVEYHNLTMDDGIQPFREEAHAQHIRPFPPKVSGIMNFKELQEVDAWYNDGWWEGVISKVINSSEYIVYFSSTNEELGFEHSKLRPHQHWINGTWFIASKGKSCELAMAYRDVQVNMNDAGNKSKAKFNLGAMVEVRSDEEGFRGSWYTATIVDLIGNDKFLVEYQTLRTEDETELLREEADVSDIRSYPPDIEHPYRFAVQEKVDVWYNEGWWVGYISNVLDDLRYRVYFETTNEVLEFEHSDLRPHQEWVDGNWVAASRDWKF, from the exons ATGCCTACATGGAATACATACCATCCATTTGTTACTAAAATGTACCTGTCTCCCGCCACAATGTCagagactctctctctctcccttcccTGTGATCTCtgtgactctctctctcaaagccCACTCACAATGTCAGACTCAGAGACCCAATTCAGGAAAGGCGACCAAGTTGAAGTGACAAAGCCACACCACCATTCCTACGCCACCACCACCAGCGTCGCCACCAATGGGCCCTACTACCCGGCCACCGTGCTCCGCTCACATTCCACCAAAGACCACCACCTCTTGATTCAGTACCAAACCCTTATGTCATTGCACAGTGGGCCTTACGGCCCGCAACTCCTCACCGAGTACGTCCATTGGGCCCGGGTCAGGCCCATTCCGCCCAACGACCTCCACCACCGCCTCAAAGTCGGTGACTCCGTCGACGCCTTTCGAGGATGCTCGTGGGTTAAAGGCACGGTTATGGACATTTATGAAAACTCCACGTACTTGGTGCTTTTCGACGAGGAAGAACAAGAGCTCGAGATTGAGCAGTGGAATTTGCGGCTTCACAGGAACTGGGTTCGTGGCTCATGGGACCCACCTCTTCTAGAacag GAAAAGCCATCTGAAACGGAGGTGGAGCCTAGAAATCTTAGAATAATGATAACATACAGCAGGAGAACATCAAAGGAAAAGTTTAGAAAGGGAACCATGGTGGAGGTCAGCAGCGATGAGGAAGGTTACAAGGGTTCTTGGTTCACTGCTACTGTTATTCAGTCTACAGGAAGTGACAAGTTTCTGTTGGAATACCATAACCTGACCATGGATGATGGAACCCAGCCTTTGAGAGAAGAAGTACATGCACGGTATATTAGGCCTTTTCCCCCTGAAGTTCCTGGAGTTGTGTCTTTTAAGGAGCTCCAAGAAGTCGATGCATGGTACAATGAAGGGTGGTGGGAAGGTGTGATTTCCAAAGTTCTAAATTTCTCAGAGTATATCGTCTATTTCAGCTATTCCAATGAGGAATTAAGATTTGAACATTCTAAGTTGAGGCCACATCAACATTGGATTAATGGAAAATGGGTCATTGCTTCCAAG CTTGAAGTGCAGGAAAAGCCATCCGAATGGGAGATGGAGTCAAGAGATTTAAGAATAAAGATAACATACAGCAGCAAAAAATTAACAGAAAAGTTCAGAAAGGGAACAGTAGTGGAGGTCAGTAGTGATGAGGAAGGTTATAAGGGTTCTTGGTTCACTGCTACTGTCATTGGGTCTACAGGACCTGACAGGTTTCTGGTGGAATACCATAACCTGACAATGGATGATGGAATCCAGCCTTTCAGAGAAGAAGCACATGCACAGCATATTAGGCCTTTCCCCCCTAAAGTTTCTGGAATTATGAATTTTAAAGAGCTCCAAGAAGTCGATGCTTGGTACAACGATGGGTGGTGGGAGGGTGTGATTTCCAAAGTTATAAATTCCTCAGAGTATATTGTCTATTTCAGCTCTACCAACGAGGAATTAGGATTTGAACATTCTAAGTTGAGGCCTCACCAGCATTGGATTAACGGAACATGGTTCATTGCTTCCAAG GGAAAGTCCTGTGAGCTGGCAATGGCGTATAGGGATGTACAAGTGAATATGAATGATGCTGGAAACAAATCGAAGGCAAAGTTCAACTTGGGAGCAATGGTAGAGGTCAGAAGTGATGAGGAAGGTTTTCGGGGTTCTTGGTACACTGCAACCATTGTTGATTTGATAGGGAATGACAAGTTCTTGGTGGAATATCAGACACTAAGAACAGAGGATGAAACTGAACTTCTTAGGGAAGAGGCAGATGTGTCAGATATAAGGTCTTATCCCCCTGATATTGAACATCCTTACCGTTTTGCAGTTCAAGAGAAAGTTGATGTTTGGTACAATGAGGGGTGGTGGGTAGGTTATATATCCAATGTTCTAGATGACTTGAGGTACAGAGTGTATTTTGAGACCACAAATGAGGTGCTGGAATTTGAACATTCTGATCTGAGGCCTCATCAAGAATGGGTCGATGGAAACTGGGTAGCTGCTTCTAGG GATTGGAAATTCTGA